In Leptospiraceae bacterium, one genomic interval encodes:
- a CDS encoding (Fe-S)-binding protein translates to METILFHLIFTVLFILANVVFAKAILNRVSLVFSAQKAAFNEDFRENKNLALRIKSVIFNVLLQKKNFKEPIRGIMHAFIFYGFVTYLIHTTNQMVAGVFGYWMNIDQLYTFSLVGLISEHLNHAYEFMVQGVSFLVLFGLGFFAWRRWIAQAKGLDVHSPASAIVIGMIGTLMVSTLLGEGAKAISDTYSAHSNHSFIATGIGSIMQNMGVDGERANLIYQIMWWMHILTVFTFMLYVPTSKHGHLIYAPMNFFFVTDTPKGQLSKLNLEDENALWGANKVQDFPWPSLMDGLSCIECGRCQVQCPANRTGKVLNPKSIIVELKHALMDQMPQVAEARKAGKTAEEILGLETNVIGDKYISEEAIWGCTTCYACVEACPVGNNQVNAIVEMRRHLVLAESRFPAELQGAFTNMENNSNPWGVGAHTRADWAEGLGVKTMAEDANVDVLYWVGCAGAFDERSKSTARSFVKILQKANVNFGILGTEENCSGDSARRGGNEYLYQTLAQANVDTMNKYNVKKVVTACPHCYNTIKNEYPQFGGNFEVVHHSEYINQLIFDKKINLDITAEDTKQALTYHDPCYLGRYNEGYENPRAIVNAVSGNNLTEAVDHHSKSLCCGAGGAQMWMEEHGERVNVKRTNQLLDTGASTIAVACPFCMTMVTDGVKAAGKTEEVKVQDIAELVAAKMS, encoded by the coding sequence TTGGAAACGATATTATTCCACCTAATTTTTACAGTGCTATTTATCCTTGCAAATGTTGTATTTGCAAAGGCGATTCTTAATCGCGTAAGTCTTGTTTTTAGTGCACAAAAAGCTGCTTTTAACGAAGATTTTCGCGAGAATAAAAACCTTGCCTTACGGATAAAGAGCGTTATTTTCAATGTTCTTTTACAAAAGAAAAATTTTAAAGAACCGATTCGCGGTATCATGCACGCGTTCATTTTTTATGGATTCGTAACCTATCTAATACATACTACAAATCAAATGGTTGCCGGTGTATTTGGTTACTGGATGAACATAGATCAGCTTTATACGTTCTCCCTTGTTGGTCTTATCTCTGAGCATTTAAACCATGCTTATGAATTCATGGTGCAGGGAGTATCCTTCTTAGTTTTATTTGGACTGGGATTTTTTGCCTGGAGAAGATGGATTGCTCAGGCAAAGGGACTTGATGTTCATTCACCTGCATCAGCTATCGTTATCGGAATGATTGGAACTCTTATGGTTTCGACTCTTCTTGGGGAAGGTGCAAAAGCAATTTCTGATACTTATTCAGCCCATAGCAATCACAGCTTCATTGCTACCGGAATTGGTTCCATCATGCAGAACATGGGAGTCGATGGTGAGCGTGCGAATTTGATTTATCAGATTATGTGGTGGATGCATATTTTAACTGTGTTTACCTTTATGCTCTATGTTCCAACTTCAAAGCATGGACATTTAATCTATGCTCCTATGAACTTCTTCTTCGTAACGGATACCCCTAAAGGACAACTATCCAAATTAAACCTAGAAGATGAAAACGCTCTTTGGGGAGCAAATAAAGTGCAAGATTTTCCTTGGCCTTCTCTTATGGATGGGCTTTCTTGCATTGAGTGTGGACGTTGTCAAGTTCAGTGTCCTGCTAACAGAACAGGAAAAGTTTTAAATCCAAAATCAATCATAGTTGAATTAAAACATGCACTTATGGATCAAATGCCACAAGTTGCTGAAGCACGTAAGGCTGGTAAAACCGCAGAAGAAATTTTAGGTCTAGAGACTAACGTCATTGGAGACAAATATATTTCAGAAGAGGCGATTTGGGGTTGCACTACTTGTTATGCTTGCGTAGAAGCTTGTCCTGTGGGTAACAACCAAGTAAACGCTATTGTAGAAATGAGAAGACATCTCGTATTAGCTGAATCTAGATTCCCTGCTGAATTACAGGGCGCATTTACCAATATGGAAAATAATTCCAACCCTTGGGGAGTTGGTGCACACACTAGAGCAGACTGGGCAGAAGGTCTTGGTGTAAAAACTATGGCTGAAGATGCTAATGTTGACGTGCTCTATTGGGTAGGTTGTGCGGGAGCGTTTGATGAAAGAAGTAAGAGCACTGCTCGTTCTTTTGTAAAGATTCTCCAGAAAGCGAATGTTAATTTCGGAATTTTAGGAACCGAAGAAAATTGTTCCGGTGACTCTGCAAGACGCGGTGGAAATGAATATCTCTATCAAACTCTTGCTCAAGCAAACGTGGATACAATGAACAAATACAATGTGAAAAAAGTTGTCACAGCTTGCCCGCATTGCTACAATACGATTAAGAACGAGTATCCGCAGTTTGGTGGCAACTTCGAAGTGGTTCACCATAGTGAATACATCAATCAGTTAATCTTTGATAAAAAAATCAATTTAGATATTACAGCCGAAGACACAAAACAAGCATTAACCTACCATGATCCATGCTATCTTGGTCGATACAATGAGGGCTATGAAAATCCTAGAGCGATTGTAAATGCTGTATCTGGAAACAATTTAACAGAAGCAGTTGACCATCACTCTAAATCTCTTTGTTGTGGAGCAGGTGGAGCGCAGATGTGGATGGAAGAGCACGGTGAGCGTGTCAATGTTAAGAGAACCAATCAACTTCTAGACACTGGTGCTAGCACGATTGCAGTTGCTTGTCCTTTCTGTATGACAATGGTAACTGATGGTGTGAAAGCTGCCGGCAAGACAGAAGAAGTCAAAGTGCAAGACATTGCAGAACTAGTAGCAGCTAAGATGAGTTAG
- a CDS encoding Plug domain-containing protein, whose translation MIFSFRFICLFLLLSIALDLFPQSETSNKEGASIPETNKEVNKSENSKNDEDFFKMEENIASPSRTKEITASRLKGKILEAPASMMVISDEDIKKRGYTSIDEIFYDLPGFDVSFSNGAQYTSIYQRGYRTPFTQRILFMIDGVIDNHLYIQSADFSRQYPLTNIKRIEILYGPLPPCMDLTHFRES comes from the coding sequence ATGATTTTTTCGTTTAGATTTATTTGTCTTTTCCTTTTGCTTTCGATTGCATTGGATTTATTTCCGCAATCTGAGACTTCTAATAAGGAAGGAGCCTCTATTCCTGAAACAAATAAAGAAGTGAATAAATCAGAAAATTCAAAAAACGACGAAGACTTCTTTAAGATGGAGGAAAATATTGCTTCCCCTTCACGGACTAAGGAAATCACTGCTTCTAGATTAAAAGGAAAAATTTTAGAAGCCCCGGCTTCGATGATGGTTATATCCGATGAAGATATTAAGAAGCGAGGATATACGAGTATTGATGAAATTTTTTATGATCTTCCTGGATTCGATGTATCCTTCTCAAACGGAGCGCAGTATACTAGCATTTACCAACGAGGTTATCGAACTCCATTCACCCAACGCATTTTATTTATGATTGATGGGGTAATTGACAATCACCTGTATATTCAATCTGCCGATTTTTCTAGGCAATATCCATTGACCAATATAAAAAGAATTGAAATTCTCTATGGTCCGCTTCCGCCATGTATGGACCTAACGCATTTCAGGGAGTCGTAA